In the genome of Deinococcus aetherius, the window ACGCTCGACGAGGACGAGCGTGACAATCTCGCGGTGGCCGGCACGCCGCTCCCCATGCCGGTGCTGGTGTCGAGTGCCTCCATCTGGCCGGAAGGCTCGGTCGCAGCGACGATGCGGCCCGTGACGCGCGACCTGCGGGCGGTCACGGTGCCCAACTCGGGGCACTGGCTGGCGGAGGAAAACCCGGAGTTCGTCACCCGGGCGCTGCTGGATTTCTTCAGCGAAGTCGGGGGACGACGGTGAGCCCGGGAGAGCCGCCGGGGGGACCCTCACGCCGTGAGGTGCTGCGCTGGGGCGCGCTGGGCGTGGCCGCCGCCGCGCTTGGCCTGCCGGTTCAGGCGGGCGCGACACCGGGCCGCGCGGGAGGGCGTATGGACGGAGAGAACCTGTTTTTGTGGGCGGGCACGATGCGCACGGCCAGCATCGACGAGCGGATTCGCGGCATGCGCGCGGCGGGCATGCGGGAGATGTCGATCTTCCCGCTGGACTTTCGGCGTGCCCGGGAGGCGGGGCTCAAGGACGCCGACCTGCGCGCGAAGCTCAGCGGGAACGGGGTGCGCATCAGCACCCTCGACCCCTTCTCGCAGTGGCTGCCCGGTTGGGAGCGGCCCGCCACGCTCTCCGACGAGGACTTCGCGTTCTACAACTTCGGCGAGGACGAGTTCTTCCGCATGGCCGAGGCACTCGGGGCGACCTCCATGACCGTGATCGAGCCCTACGGGCGCGACGTGCCCGCCGAACTGGGAGCGGAAGCCTTCGCCCGGGTGTGTGACCGCGCCGCCACCCTCGGCATGCGCGTGCACCTCGAGTTCATCCCCTTCACCGGCATTCCCGACCTCGCGCGCGGCTGGGACATCGTTCGCCTGGCCGACCGGCCGAACGGGGGCCTGGTGATGGACGTGTGGCACTACTTCCTGGGGCGGCCCGACGAGGCGCTCCTGCGCACGGTGCCCGGCGAGAAGATCTTCGTGGTGCAGCTCAGCGACGCGGCGCGCGGCGCACGCGGCACCATCGAGGACCTGTACAAGCGTCTCTCGCCCGGTGAGGGCGTGTTCGACCTCGTGGGCGTGCTGCGCACCTTGAATGCTATCGGCGGGCTCACCTCTGTGGGTCCGGAGATTTTCTCCGAGCAGTACAACCGGTTGGCTCCAGAAGAAGCCGGGCGGCGGGCGGCCGCAACGACTCTTGCGGTGCTCGACCGCGCCCTGGGGCCGAGAGGCTCCGCGGCGGGGGGAGTCTGATGCAAAAAACCTTTGACAACCCCACCAGCGTGGCGCCGCCGGTCAGCAACTCTTCGCACGCCGTGCGCGTGAATGTCGGCGACGGAGCATTGATCTTCGTCTCCGGGCAAGGACCGCAAGATGCGCGGAGGCAGGTGGTGGGTGGGGCCGACCTCGCCGCGCAGACCCGGCAGACCTTCGGGAACGTCCGCGCCATCCTCGAAGCGCAGAGGGCGACGCTCGGCGACGTGGTGAAGATGACGGTGGATCTCACCGACATGACCAGGCGCGCCGAGATGGCCCGGGTGCGCGGCGAGTTCTTTCCGCACGACCCACCCGCCGCCACCGCCGTGCGGGTGGCCGCGCTCGCCTTACCGGAACTGCTCATTCAGGTGGACGTGATCGCCGCGGCAGGGAGGCGAGCATGAGCAACCGAGACGTTGAGGAGGGCGGCACACGCGCCACCCTCCAGGCCTGGGCGGACGCCTACAGCACGCGCAGTGCCAAGGCCCTCGCTGCCCTGTACACGGTGAACGGCGTGTACGAGGACGTCCCGTCGGGCTTCAGCGCGACTGGGCCCGACGTCGAGGGTTTCGCGCAGGGCTTCCTCGGAATGGTGGAGAGCTTCGAGTTCATCCTGGAGGGCCTGTTCGCGGACGGCACGCGCGGCGCCCTGGCCTGGACCTTCCGCGGGCGCAACAACAGCTTCGTCGGCGACGAGGGCGCGAAGGGCAAGGCCATCGCGGCGCGGGTCTTCACCGCCTTCTCCTTCGAGGGCGGCCGGATCGCGCGCAGCTCGGACTACTACGACACGGCCTCCCTGATGCGTCAGGTGGGCGCGTTGCCACAGGACGGCTGAGTGCAGGCGAGTCGGCGTGGCTGGTGCCGTCCTGGCGAGGGAGCAGCCGGTGGCACCCCCGCGGCCTGCGGGAGGGGCCTGCCGGGTGGACGGCAGGTCCACCCTGAGCGGCTGGCGGCGGCAGAACAGTCCCTCCTGAACTGGCCTCGCCGCCTCTCGCCCAGCAGCGCGGCCGCGGCGAACTCCTCCCACGCCGCCCCCACACGGGGCGTCACGAAAGGCCACCCATGACCCAGGACGAGCAGGCACGGCAATACACCCATGACCTCCTTCAGGCGATCAACGACAAGGACACGCCGCGCTTTCTGAACTTCTTCACCGAGACTGGCGCGGTCGAGGACGACGGGCGCACCTTTCGCGGGCGGGACGACATCCGGCGCTGGAGCGACGACGAACTGATCGGCGCGGGAGGTCAGGTGACCGTGACGGCCGAGCGCGTCACTTCGCGCGGCGTGGAGGTGGATCTCGACTACACCTCGAGCGACTACAGCGGCCCCACCCGCTTCGTCCTGACCTGGAAGGGCACGGAGCTGACCTCCCTGAAGGTCGAGGACGTGGGTCAGGGGTAGCCCACAGCGGGCAGACCGCTGCACACAGCTCCACCCCACCCGGTTCTTGAAAGGCACGACCATGACGAACACTTCCCACACCGCTCCCCCCGCGGCCGCCGCCGGCACCCTCACCCTGGGCGGCGATCTGACGGTCAGGCGCCTCGGGTACGGCACGATGCAGCTCACCGGCCCGGCCTCGTACGGCCCGCCCCGCGACCACGCGCAGGCCCTGAGGGTGCTGCGCCGCGCGCCCGAACTCGGGATCGACTTCATCGACACCGCCGACGCCTACGGTCCCGGAATCGCCGAGGACCTCGTGGCCGAGGCGCTCTTTCCCTACCCGCCGGGGCTGGTGATCGCCACCAAGGGCGGCATCACCCGGCCGTCGCAGGGTCAGTTCGTGCCCGACGGGCGCCCCGCGTACCTCCGGAGCGCGCTGGAGGCGAGCCTGCGCCGGTTGCGTCTCGAACGCGTCGACCTCTACCAGCTTCACCGGGTGGACCCGCGTGTTCCGCTCGCCGAGAGTGTGGGCGCCCTCGCCGAGTTGCGTGCCGAGGGCCTAATCCGGCACATCGGGCTGTCGCAGGTGGGCGTGCGACAACTCGAGGAGGCCCGGCGCGCCGCGCCCATCGTGTCGGTCCAGAACCGCTACAACCTGATCGACCGTGACGGTGAGGACGTGCTGGCGTACTGCGGGCGCGAGGGAATCGCCTTTATCCCCTGGTTTCCACTGGCGACCGGCGAGCTGGCCCGGCCCGGCGGCCTGCTGGGCACCGTGGCCGCTCGCCACCACGCCTCGCCTCCCCAGGTCGCGCTCGCGTGGCTGCTGGCCCGCTCCCCGGTGATGCTGCCGATTCCGGGCACGTCGAGCGCCGAGCACCTCGAACAGAACGTGGCGGGCGCCGCGCTCACCCTGAAGGACGACGAGTTGCGGGCGCTGACGGGAGCCTGAGACCGACCCGGGACCGGGACCGCCGCTTGCCGCACACCGTGATCTTCACCCCGCCGCCCGACTTCAGGAGGAGCCATGCAGATCGGCATCGACAGTTTCGTCGCCGTGGTCACCGACCCGGACACCGGGGAGACGGGCAGTCCCCGGGAGCGGCTGCGTCAGCTCCTGGGGGAGATCGGGCGGGCCGACGAGGTCGGGCTCGACAGCTTTGGGATCGGTGAGCACCACCGGCCCGGCAATCTCGACTCCGCGCCTGCGGTGCTCCTGGGCGCCGCTGCCGCCCGCACCTCGCGCATCCGGCTGACGAGCGCGGTCACGGTGCTCAGCGTGGACGATCCTGTGCGCGTGTTCCAGAACTTCGCCACCATCGACCTGCTCTCCGGGGGCCGGGCCGAGCTGGTGGTCGGCCGCGGGTCGTCCGTCGAGGCCTTTCCGCTCTTCGGGTACGACCTGGACGACTACGACACCCTCTTCAGCGAGAAGGTCGACCTTCTCCTGAAGCTCCGCGAGCACACCCACGTCCACTGGTCAGGCCGGTTTCGCGCTCCCCTGACCGGGCAGGCGGTCTACCCGCGTCCCCTGCAAGACCCCCTGCCGGTCTGGATCGGGGTGGGGGGCACCCCCACGTCCTTCGTCCGAGCGGGCACCCTGGGCCTGCCCCTGATGGTCGCCGTCATCGGGGGTGACTTCCGCCGCTTCCGGCCGCTTGTCGACCTGTACCGCGAGGCGGGAAGGCGGGCGGGGCATTCGCCGGAGGCGCTCACCGTCGGCGTCCACGCTCTGGGCTTGGTGGGGGACACCGCCCGGGGAGCGGCCGATGACTTCTACCCGGGCTACGCGCACCTCGTCGCCACCCTCGGCCGGGAACGGGGCTGGCCGCCCGTGACCCGGGCGCAGTTCGACGCCTCCTGGGCCCCGGGCGGCCCTTTCTGATCGGCGATCCGGCGTCGGTCACGGACAAGGTGCTGGACGTGAACGAGGTGCTCGGCGGCGTCTCCCGCCTGTCGTTCCAGATGACGAACGGGATGCTGCCCCACGAGAAGATGCTGCGCGCCATCGAACTGCTCGGCACCGAGGTCGCGCCCCGGGTGCGTGAGGCGCTGCCGGCCCGGGAACCGACATTTGGGTAAGCGGGCGCGCTCCCGCCACCGATCATCGACCCACCTCGCTCCGCAGGAGAGCCATGTTGCACGACGCGCAGGACTCCACCCTCTTTCCACGCCTCGCCGAGGAGGACGTCCTCGCCCTGGCCGCCGTCGGCGCAGAGGTCATTCTGGCGGCGGGAGAGACCCTGTTTACCGAGGACGCCCTGCCCGAGGACTTCTTCGTGGTCCTGGCCGGGCGGCTCACGGTCAGTAAACGGGTCGACGGGCAGGACACCGTGCTGGCCGAGCACCGTCGGGGCGAGTTCACCGGGGACGTCTCGCTCGTCACGGGACAGCGTGTCACGGCGACAGCGACGGCGGCCCAGGACAGCCGGGTGTGCCGCATCGCCGGAGAGGACTTCAGCGCGACGATGGCCCGCTTCCCCCGGGTGGCGGAGGCGGTGTTCCGCGCGGTGGCGTCACGCGCCCAGGATCTCGGGGCGCAGGTGCAGCAGAGTGCCCGCCTCGCTGCCCTGAACACCCTCGCGGCCGGTCTGGCCCACGAACTCGACAACCCGGCCTCGGCCGCGCGCAGGGGCACGGTGCAGTTGCAGGTGGCCGTGCCTCAGCTCGCCCACCTGGGCCTGGAACTGGGCACGCTGGACCTGGGGGACGAGGCGCGCAGACGGGTCATCGAGACGCTGGCCCAGGAACGGGCCGCCCCCGTCCTGTCCCCGCTGGACCGCGCGGACCGGGAGGACGCGCTCACCACCTGGCTGGAGGGCCGCGGGGTGCCGGACGCCCTGGACCTCGCCCCCACGCTGCTCGAGCTGAACTTCAGTGAGGACGCGCTGGCCGCCTGGAGTGAGGGCATGAACGCGGGGCAGCTTGGGGTCGCCCTGCGCCTGCTGGGGGCCACCCACGAGGCCCGGACCCTGGCAGACGAGGCGCAACAGGCGCTCACGCGCATCTCGGCCGTGGTGGACGCGATGAAGGCCTACACCTTCATGGACCGCGCTCCCCAGCAGGACCTGGACGTGCGGGCGAGCCTGGACAGCACGCTGGCGGTCCTGGGTTCGCGTCTGCCCCCGGGCATCACGGTGGTGCGTGAGTACGGCGCGGGCGTGCCCCCCGTCCCCGCGCGCGGCGCCGAGCTGACCCAGGTGTGGACGAACCTGATCGACAACGCCCTCGACGCCCTGGGGGAACGCGGCACCCTGCGTCTCCAGGTGGTGCGGGAGGGGGACGCCGTGCTCGTCGAGGTCGGGGACGACGGCCCGGGCATCCCGGAGGCCCTCCAGGAGCGGGTGTTCGACGCCTTTTTCACCACCAAGGACGTGGGCGGCGGCGCGGGTCTGGGCCTCGACGTGGCCCGGCGGGTGGTGCGGGCGCACGGCGGTGAATTGCGCGTGACCTCACGGCCGGGCGACACGCGCTTTACGGTCCGGCTGCCTCTCGGCGCGGACGGACGCACGGAAGGAGCGCGATGGACGTGAATCCTCAGCGTTCCCAGCGGAAAGGGGTGGAGAGCCCCGGGGTGAGGCGGGCGTGGCTCCTGGACTCCGGGCCAGAGGCCCACCGCGGGGGACGACGGAAACCGCTTCGGCTCACCACCCCCACTGGGCGGCTCCAGGCCGCCGAAAGAGAGACTTTCATGACCATGGACGTGAGTGCCGCGCAGGTTCACGACAACCCGGGCAAGTTCCGCTTCGAACTTCGGGTCGGGGGTGAGACCGGCGTCGCCATGTACCAGCGGCGCGGGAACGTCGTCGTCTTTACCCACACCCTCGTGCCCGAAACCCTTGAGGGGCAGGGCGTGGCGAGCAAGCTGATCGGCACGGCCCTCGACACGGTCCGCGCCGCGTCACAGCAGGTGGTGCCGCTGTGCCCGTTCGTCGCGGCCTACATCCGGCGCCACCCGGAGTACCGCGCGCTGGTGGTTCCGGATTATCTATATCTGGTGGACGGGGAGAACTGAGGGGCAGGCGGCCAGGCGGCGGCGTAGGGGTGACAACGAGATGACGGAAAATCGCAGCACGGGAGAATGCATGACGGGAATGAAGGAGGTGGTCCGCTTCGCGCAGACGCTGGCGGGCCGGGGCCGCGAGGAGCAGGCGCGGCAGGTCACAGCGCGGTTCGGCATGAGCGGGGCGGACGCGAGGATAGCCCTGATGGACGTGGATTTCCTGGAAGCCCGCCCGGTGGGCGACGAGGGATGAACGGGCAGCTTGGAACGTCGGTGAGGTGGGGCACCGGGCCCGGAGAACATCAGGGGCTGCTGCCGATCCAGGCGCACCCCACGGGCACGCAGAGGTCCAGCAGGGCGCCTACCCCGGCGGGGGGCTGGTCCTCCAGGTATGAGCTGCAAGGTTGGCGACGGACACGAGGTCAAACAACAGTTCCAGCCCAGTGGCGTGGCGTCCGGCCGTCTCCGGGGCGAGCTCAGGCTTGCTCGTGCCGAAAGCGGCCGGACGTTCGCCGTCGCCCGTTCAGGCCAGGTGCCGCCTGGGCGCTACACGGCGTCTCTGCGGGACAGGGCGAGGCGTATCCCGAGGGCGAGCATCACCACGCCGCTGACCCTGTTCTGGACCACCACCAACCAGGGGTGCCGCGCTGCCCACACCCCGACCCTTCCCGCAAGGACCGCCAGGAAAGCGTCCCACACCAGCCCGACGAGCAGGAACAGCACGCCAAGCACGAGGAACTGCGCGACAACGGGTCCGCGCTCGGGGTGGATGAACTGCGGCAGGAACGCCAGGAAGAACAGCGCGACCTTCGGGTTCAGCAGGTCCGTGAGGGCGGCTTGCCAGAAGGCGCTGCGCTGTGTGACGTTGGACGCCGCCGAGCCGGGCAGGGTGACGTGCGGTGTCCGTTCGAGCAGCGCCTTGACCCCCAGGAAGATCAGGTACGCGGCCCCGACCCACTTGACGATGTCGAAGGCGAGGGCCGAAGTGAGCAGCAGCGCGTTGAGGCCGAAGGCGGCGAAGAGGGTATGGGCGAACACACCGGCGCTGAAGCCGAAGGTGGTGGCGAGGCCGACCCGCCACCCGCCGGTGACCGAGCGGGCGACGACCATCGCGAAGTCAGGGCCGGGGGCCATGATGATCACCAGTGACGCGACGAGGAAGGTGCCGAGCGCCGCGGGATCGAACAGGGCCGTGCGGCAGTGTACGTGGACCGTGGACGTGGCGCGAGCACGCGCGCCCGCAGCGTTTGACCCGGCCAACAGCATCACCGAAGGGGCGCAGAGCCGCGGACCTCGGGCGTTCAGGGGACCGATCAGGTGGGTTGTTCGCCCCGACGTGCGTTCAGGAGACCGTAGAACGAGGGGGAGGGGAGTCGTCGTGCAACCAGGTGAGGGCCCAGGCATCGAGGGCCACAAAGACCTCCCTGAGCGCCTCACCCCTGGGCGTGAGGTGGTACGAGATGGACACCGGAGTGCCGGGCATGACGACGCGCCGAAGAACGCCTGCCGCTTCGAGTTCCTTCAGGCGGACACTGAGCAGGCGGGGGCTCAACCCGGGAACGGCGGCGTGCAGTTCACTGAAGCGGTTCAGACCGTGGCACAGAGCCCAGAGGATGGCGCAATTCCAGCGCCGACCGATCAGCTCGGCGGCGGCATGGAACCCGGGGTTGAAGGGGCTGAGGTCGAAACGCTCGCTCACGCGGGCAGTGTACTGTTCATCACTCAGTTATCAAAAGTAAGTTGCAAGGTGTACACTCCACCATGAAAGGTCAGCCCAGGCCACTGGCGCCCGCAGAAGGTCTCCCGCCCGCACCGGGTCAGCCCAGCCCCGGGCCAGGCTTCCAGGAGGTGGGCACCCCCATCGTGATGCCCGGGTGCGCCGCCCGCCCGGGTGACCTTCTCGCCGCTCTCCTCCTGGGCCCCAGGCCGAGATCACCGGGCCCAGGTGGGCTCGCCGCACACGAAGGAGCCCCATGCTGATGGTCGAACTCTTCCCGGCGCAGCAACACCGCCCGAACGGCGCTCACCCTGGGCAGGACCACCACGTCACCCTAGGACCGGGCGACCCCTGCTCTTCCGCGGACAGGACCCGCTGATGGCGACCAAGCCCGTGATTCTGACGGCCGACGACGATCCCCAGGTGTTGCGGGCGGTGGAGCGGGACCTGCGCGCACACTACGGCCGGGAGTACCGCATCCTGCGGGCCGCCTCCGGGCCCGAGGCGATGGGCGCCCTGCGCGAACTCGCGGAGCGCGGCACCCCGGTCGCCCTGATCGTGTCCGACCACCGCATGCCCGAGATGGACGGGGTGGAGTTCCTGGGCCAGACGGTGACCCTCTTTCCCGATACCAAGCGGGTGCTGCTCACCGCCTACGCCGATACCGACGCGGCGATCCGGGCGATCAACGTGGCGGGCGTGGACCGCTACCTGCTCAAGCCCTGGGACCCGCCCGAAGAGCGGCTCTACCCGGTTCTCGACGACCTGCTCGCCGAGTGGCAGGCCTCTTACCGCCCGGCCTTCGAGGGCGTGCGCGTGCTGGGGAGCCGCTGGTCGCCGCGCGCCTACGAGTTGCGCGAGTTCCTGGCGCGCAACCATGTCCCGTACCTGTGGCTGGACATCGAGGCCCGGGAACGCGACGCCGAGGTGAGTCGGCTGGCGTCCACGCTGGGTGACCCGCCCCACCTGCCGCTCGTCGTGCTGCCCGACGGCACCCGGCTGGACTCGCCGACCCCCGCCGAGCTGAGTGGGCACGTGGGCCTCCAGACCCGGGCCGACCGGGACTTCTACGACCTCGTGATCGTCGGCGGCGGTCCGGCGGGCCTGGCGTCGGCGGTGTACGGGGCCTCGGAGGGCCTGCGGACATTGATCGTCGAGCGCGAGGCGCCGGGCGGGCAGGCGGGGCTGAGTTCGCGGATCGAGAACTACCTCGGCTTCTCGTCGGGCATCTCGGGCAGCCGCCTGGCCCAGGAGGCGGTCACGCAGGCCAAGCGCTTCGGGGTGGAGATCGTGACCGGGGCGGCGACCGCCCTGCGGGTGGAGGGGCCCTACCGGGTGCTGGAGCTCGCGGACGGCTCCTCGGTGAGCAGCCACGCCGTGATCATCGCCACCGGGGTGCAGTGGCGGCAACTCGACGTGCCGGGCCTGGAGCGCCTCCAGGGAGCGGGCGTCTACTACGGGGCGGGCACGACTGAGGCGCTGGCCGTGAAGGACGAGACCGTGTACATCGTCGGCGGGGCCAACTCGGCGGGGCAGGCAGCGATGAACTTCGCGCGCTTCGCCCGGGAAGTCGTCATGCTGGTGCGGGGGCCGAGTCTCACCGCCTCCATGTCGCAGTACCTGATCGAACAGATCGAGCAGACGCCGGGCATCCGGGTCGAGCTTAACTCTGGCGTCGTGGGCGTGCATGGCGAGGAGCGACTGGAGGCCATCGACGTGTTCTGCTCCTCGAGCGGTGAGACCCAGACCCTCCCCGCCACCTCGCTGTTCATCTTCATCGGGGCCCAGCCGGGCACCGAATGGCTCTCGGGCGTTCTGGAGCGCGACGGGCGGGGCTTCATCCTCTCGGGACCGGAGCTGATGAAGGGAGGCAAACGGCCACCGGGCTGGCCCCTGGACCGCGACCCGGGGCTGCTGGAGACCAGCGTGCCCGGCGTCTTCGTGGTGGGCGACGTGCGGCTGGGCTCGGTGAAGCGGGTGGCCTCCGGGGTGGGCGAGGGCTCGGTGGCGATCTCCTTCGTCCACCAGTACCTCGCCAACGTGTGAGCGCCGCCGGGCTCGTCGCCGCCCTGCGGCGGGTGAGCGTCCTCGCCGACCTGCCGGAAGAGGACCTCGCCTGGCTCGCCACCCAGGGTCAGGAGGCGCGGTACACCCAGGGCGAGGTGGTCAACCGGCAGGGCGAGCCCGCCGACATGATGCTGATCTTCCTGGAGGGCGCGGCCGAGGCCCGGCGCGAGGAGGACGGGCTGCTGGGCACCCGGTACGTCGCCCGCGCGGGGGAGCCGAGCGAGGTCAGCGGCAAGCTGCCGTACTCGCGCCTGACCAGCTTTCCCTCCACCTCGCGCGCGGTGGAGCCGACGTGGCTCCTGCGCGTGCCGGAACGGGTCTTCCCCGAACTGCTCTCCCGCCTCCCGGTGCTGGGCCAGCGGCTGGTCGCCGTGATGTCCGACCGCATCCGTGACGCTTCCCAGGGGGACTCGGTGCGTGAACGGCTGCTCGCGCTGGGCCGCCTCTCCGCCGGGCTGGCCCACGAACTCAACAACCCCGCCGCAGCGGGAAGGCGGGCCGCCGCGGGCCTGCGCTCGGCGCTGCACGACCTGCGAAGCGCCGGGGAGGAACTGCACGCCCTGTGTCTGGACCCGGCGGCGCGGGGGGTCCTCACGGCTCTGGAGCGCAGGGTCGCGGGCGATCCCCGGCCGCACCCCACGCTCTCCTCCCTGGAACGGGGGGACCGCGAGGACGAATTGGCCGGGTGGCTGGACGGGCGCAGCGTGCCGGGCGCCTGGGACCTCGCTCCCGTGCTGGTCGAGGCCGGGGTGGAGCCCGGGGACCTGGACGCGCTGGCCGGCCGGGTGCCAGAGATTGCTCTGACGGCCTCGGTGCGGCACCTGGGCGCCACCCTGGCCGTGGACGCCCTGACGCGCGAGGTGGAGGACAGCGCCGGGCGCATCTCCGACCTCGTGGGGGCGATCAAGGAACACACCCACCAGGACCGGGCTCCCCGCGCGCCCACCGACGTGCGCCGGGGCCTGGACAGTACCCTCACCCTGCTCGGGCACAAGTTGCGCCGGGGCGTGCGGGTCGAGCGCGAGGACGACCCGGACCTGCCCCTGATCGAGGCGAACGCGGGCGAACTCAACCAGGTGTGGACCAACCTGATCGACAACGCGGTCGACGCCATGAACGGGCGGGGCCGCCTGCTCGTGCGGGCCGTGCGTTCGGGGGGGAGCCTCCTCGTCGAGATCGTGGACGACGGTCCCGGCATTCCCGAGGGCGTCCGCGCCCACATCTTCGAGCCCTTCTTCACCACCAAACCCGTCGGGGTCGGCAGTGGTCTGGGCCTCGACATCTCCCGCCGGATCGTGCGGGGACACGGCGGCGACCTGAACGTGACCTCCCGGCCCGGCGAGACCCGCTTTCAAGTCCGCCTGCCCCTGGGTTGAGCGGCGGGCCCGGACAGAGCAGGTCAAGACACCAGCCACAGGGGAGGCAGCGGACATGACGAAGCAGGGGGCAGGACAGGCCGGGGTGGGGCAACGCTGGACGGCCCCTCAGCGCTGGACGCTCGCGGCGGCGGTGCTGGGCTCGGGCATGGCGTTTATCGACGGCACGGTGGTGAACGTGGCCCTCAGCGCCCTGCAACGCGACTTCGGGGCCGACGTGGGCTCGGCCCAGTGGGTGATCAACGGCTACACCCTGATGCTGGCGGCCCTGATCCTGACGGGCGGGGCGCTGGGCGACCTGTACGGGCGGCGCCGAGTCTTCGGGCTGGGCGTACTCATCTTCGCCGCGGCCTCGGGTCTGTGCGGGCTGGCGCCCACGCTGGGGACCCTGATCGCCGCCCGGGTGCTTCAGGGGATCGGGGGCGCGCTCCTGATCCCCGGCAGCCTCGCCATGATCGACGCCGTGTTCGGCGACGCATTGCGGGGCCGGGCCGTCGGGCTGTGGTCGGCGGCGACGAGCGTGGTCACCGTGCTCGGGCCGGTGCTGGGCGGCGTGCTGATCGACCTGGGCTCGTGGCGGTGGGTGTTCCTGATCAACCTACCGCTCGCGCTGCTGGTGCTGTGGTGCCTGCGCGGCGTGCCCGAAACCCGCGCGGCCGGGGAGGGTGCGCGGCGCCCGGACCTCCCCGGCGCGGTGCTGGCGACCGCCGGGCTGGGGGCCCTGACCTATGGACTGATTCAGGCGGGTGAGCGTGGGCTGGGTGGGTCTTCCCTGCTCATCGCCGGGCTGGGCGTGGCCGGGCTCGCCGCCTTCGTGCTGTGGGAGGCGCGCGCCCCCCACCCGATGTTGCCGCTGGGCCTCTTCCGCTCGGCGGGTTTTGCGGGCACGAACGCGCTGACCTTCCTGCTGTACGGGGCGCTGGGGGCGGCGCTGTTCTTCCTGCCCCTGAACCTGATCGGAGTTCAGGGGTACTCGGGCACCGCCGCTGGAACCGCGCTGCTGCCGATGTCGCTGCTGCTGGCGGGGCTGTCCGGGGTGTTCGGCTCGCTCGCCGACCGCACCGGGCCGCGCCCCCTCCTGACCGTGGGGCCCATTCTGGCGGGGGTGGGGCTGGCCTGGCTGGGGTTCCTGGGCGTGGGCCGCCCCTACCTCACCGGCGTGCTGCCCGGCGTGCTCGTGCTGGGGCTGGGCATGGCGATCACGGTGGCGCCCCTCACGAGCGCGGTGCTGGGGTCGGTGAGTGCGGACTACGCGGGCACGGCCTCGGGGGTCAACAACGCCGTGTCGCGGGCGGCGGGGCTGCTCGCCGTGGCGCTGTTCACCCTGCTGATGCTGGGGAGCTTCAGAGGCTCGCTCTCGGCGCAGCTCGCGGGGACCTCGCTGCCGCTCACCGCCCGGGCACAGATGCTGGGCCAGAGCGGGCGGCTCGCGCAGGTGCCCGTCCCGGACGGCCTGAGTGATGCTCAGGCCGCCGAGGGCCGTCA includes:
- a CDS encoding sensor histidine kinase translates to MSAAGLVAALRRVSVLADLPEEDLAWLATQGQEARYTQGEVVNRQGEPADMMLIFLEGAAEARREEDGLLGTRYVARAGEPSEVSGKLPYSRLTSFPSTSRAVEPTWLLRVPERVFPELLSRLPVLGQRLVAVMSDRIRDASQGDSVRERLLALGRLSAGLAHELNNPAAAGRRAAAGLRSALHDLRSAGEELHALCLDPAARGVLTALERRVAGDPRPHPTLSSLERGDREDELAGWLDGRSVPGAWDLAPVLVEAGVEPGDLDALAGRVPEIALTASVRHLGATLAVDALTREVEDSAGRISDLVGAIKEHTHQDRAPRAPTDVRRGLDSTLTLLGHKLRRGVRVEREDDPDLPLIEANAGELNQVWTNLIDNAVDAMNGRGRLLVRAVRSGGSLLVEIVDDGPGIPEGVRAHIFEPFFTTKPVGVGSGLGLDISRRIVRGHGGDLNVTSRPGETRFQVRLPLG
- a CDS encoding DHA2 family efflux MFS transporter permease subunit; translation: MTKQGAGQAGVGQRWTAPQRWTLAAAVLGSGMAFIDGTVVNVALSALQRDFGADVGSAQWVINGYTLMLAALILTGGALGDLYGRRRVFGLGVLIFAAASGLCGLAPTLGTLIAARVLQGIGGALLIPGSLAMIDAVFGDALRGRAVGLWSAATSVVTVLGPVLGGVLIDLGSWRWVFLINLPLALLVLWCLRGVPETRAAGEGARRPDLPGAVLATAGLGALTYGLIQAGERGLGGSSLLIAGLGVAGLAAFVLWEARAPHPMLPLGLFRSAGFAGTNALTFLLYGALGAALFFLPLNLIGVQGYSGTAAGTALLPMSLLLAGLSGVFGSLADRTGPRPLLTVGPILAGVGLAWLGFLGVGRPYLTGVLPGVLVLGLGMAITVAPLTSAVLGSVSADYAGTASGVNNAVSRAAGLLAVALFTLLMLGSFRGSLSAQLAGTSLPLTARAQMLGQSGRLAQVPVPDGLSDAQAAEGRQAVRLAFADGFRQVCLWCGMLAALGGLVGFLSLRGAGRGRQGGGAGENLHEPRGEEIRAGQAAPGRR
- a CDS encoding FAD-dependent oxidoreductase, with the protein product MATKPVILTADDDPQVLRAVERDLRAHYGREYRILRAASGPEAMGALRELAERGTPVALIVSDHRMPEMDGVEFLGQTVTLFPDTKRVLLTAYADTDAAIRAINVAGVDRYLLKPWDPPEERLYPVLDDLLAEWQASYRPAFEGVRVLGSRWSPRAYELREFLARNHVPYLWLDIEARERDAEVSRLASTLGDPPHLPLVVLPDGTRLDSPTPAELSGHVGLQTRADRDFYDLVIVGGGPAGLASAVYGASEGLRTLIVEREAPGGQAGLSSRIENYLGFSSGISGSRLAQEAVTQAKRFGVEIVTGAATALRVEGPYRVLELADGSSVSSHAVIIATGVQWRQLDVPGLERLQGAGVYYGAGTTEALAVKDETVYIVGGANSAGQAAMNFARFAREVVMLVRGPSLTASMSQYLIEQIEQTPGIRVELNSGVVGVHGEERLEAIDVFCSSSGETQTLPATSLFIFIGAQPGTEWLSGVLERDGRGFILSGPELMKGGKRPPGWPLDRDPGLLETSVPGVFVVGDVRLGSVKRVASGVGEGSVAISFVHQYLANV